The proteins below come from a single Prolixibacter sp. NT017 genomic window:
- a CDS encoding LytTR family DNA-binding domain-containing protein, with the protein MLRTVIIDDDHLSRTILKKTFEKCFENVILEGEADSVASGLELINRVNPNLVFLDIKLPDGTGFDLIEKLGNTDFKLIFTTAYSEYAIKAFKYSAFDYIVKPIVPDDIKASLNRINQVSSASTLPRVRAMRDNLFGSSEEANATIALPELNGFSIVRIDDIERCEGERNYSRIFFKDGTETLVSRTLMEFENLLAHHGFCRIHRSHLINLKNVVRYLKSGGGMVEMRSGEMLKVSSKYKDELLNRLLHNRL; encoded by the coding sequence ATGTTACGCACGGTTATCATAGACGACGATCATCTTTCGAGAACGATTTTGAAAAAGACATTCGAGAAATGTTTTGAAAATGTGATTCTCGAGGGGGAAGCTGATTCTGTAGCTTCAGGTCTTGAGTTGATTAACCGGGTGAATCCCAATTTGGTTTTCCTCGACATTAAACTTCCCGACGGTACCGGGTTCGATTTAATCGAAAAACTCGGGAACACCGACTTCAAACTAATTTTCACAACGGCGTATAGCGAGTATGCCATCAAAGCCTTTAAGTATTCAGCATTCGACTACATTGTGAAGCCGATCGTCCCCGACGACATTAAGGCATCGCTGAACCGGATTAACCAGGTGTCATCGGCATCGACTTTGCCAAGAGTAAGGGCCATGCGCGACAATCTGTTTGGGTCGTCTGAAGAGGCCAATGCTACCATTGCCTTGCCTGAGTTGAATGGATTTTCGATTGTGCGGATTGACGACATCGAGCGTTGTGAAGGCGAGCGTAATTACTCGCGCATTTTCTTTAAGGATGGAACCGAAACATTGGTGAGCCGGACGCTGATGGAATTTGAAAATCTCCTGGCTCATCATGGCTTTTGCCGCATCCACCGCAGCCATTTGATTAATCTGAAGAATGTGGTGCGTTACCTGAAATCGGGGGGCGGCATGGTCGAAATGAGGAGTGGGGAAATGTTGAAGGTTTCCTCGAAATACAAAGATGAACTGTTAAATCGTCTGCTTCACAATCGCTTATGA
- the tsaB gene encoding tRNA (adenosine(37)-N6)-threonylcarbamoyltransferase complex dimerization subunit type 1 TsaB, which yields MSLILNLESSTEVCSVSVAENGHILTFRENGDGMNHAKLLTVFIEEIFNELKLTAEQLDAVAVSGGPGSYTGLRIGVSAAKGICYGAGIPLIALSSLESMANHVAAHLSDYDLPADDLLLCPMIDARRMEVYSALYSTDGKQVRDISADVIDHHSFHEYLQKGPVAFFGNGAEKCKRAIQHPNALFPKEISASSKHMAALAEKAFREKNFVDVAYYEPLYLKDFIATVPRKNIFGNQE from the coding sequence ATGTCTTTAATTCTGAACCTGGAGTCCTCAACCGAAGTTTGTTCTGTTTCCGTCGCGGAGAACGGTCATATTCTCACTTTTCGTGAAAATGGTGACGGTATGAATCATGCCAAATTGTTGACCGTGTTTATTGAAGAAATTTTCAACGAGTTGAAATTAACAGCAGAGCAACTGGATGCTGTAGCTGTATCGGGAGGGCCGGGTTCCTACACGGGGCTTCGAATCGGGGTGTCGGCCGCAAAAGGCATTTGCTATGGCGCCGGAATACCACTGATTGCTCTGTCATCGCTGGAATCGATGGCCAATCATGTGGCGGCTCATCTTTCGGATTACGACCTTCCTGCTGACGATTTGCTTCTCTGTCCCATGATTGATGCCCGGCGCATGGAGGTATACTCCGCCCTCTATTCCACCGATGGAAAACAAGTCCGGGATATTTCTGCCGACGTTATCGACCACCATTCTTTTCACGAATATCTGCAAAAGGGCCCGGTTGCATTTTTCGGAAACGGGGCGGAGAAATGCAAGCGGGCAATCCAGCATCCCAATGCACTTTTCCCCAAAGAAATTTCCGCTTCGTCGAAACACATGGCTGCTTTAGCCGAGAAGGCCTTCCGGGAGAAAAACTTTGTCGATGTGGCTTATTATGAACCTCTTTATTTAAAAGATTTTATTGCCACGGTTCCCCGGAAAAACATCTTCGGAAACCAGGAATAA
- a CDS encoding O-antigen ligase, whose protein sequence is MERVSHIKLALFYIVSLLFIAANIYLLIVKESRVLILLPLALGVVLLALYRLDVLFRLVIFLTPLSIPLTTFYPDSTINMSLPSEPILFGLLGIFVLRLLMENDFDRKVWRHPVTLMIGIYLGWMLLTSLTSTMPLVSLKAFLAAAWFISAAYFMATQYLKRGFSSVRELWLLFLAGMVIVIILTIRKHIGYGLWNKQIAYKVPQPFFNDHTVYGAVIAMMIPYLLAFAADRKSRMKTRALFVLLLPLFVAGLLFSYSRASWLSVAVAAVVWLIMKLRIRFTHLLLTAVTVVVILFTFWTQILLKLETNKTDSSSNMVKHVESMTNITSDASNVERLNRWYCALEMFKEKPVFGWGPNTYQFEYAPFQIREFRTIISTNSGDWGNAHSEYLGALVSSGLLGLLAFLALIVSILYTGIRLYSRTEDSRTRLLSLAAVLSLTTYFVHSFLNNFLDMDNAAIPFWMSFALIVVLDIEDRKVWGKKIPANKMTGR, encoded by the coding sequence GTGGAACGCGTCAGCCACATAAAACTTGCTCTGTTTTACATTGTGTCGCTTCTTTTTATTGCGGCCAATATCTATCTGTTGATTGTGAAGGAGAGCCGGGTACTAATCCTGTTGCCTTTGGCTTTGGGTGTGGTGCTGTTGGCTTTGTACCGTCTGGATGTTTTATTTCGGCTGGTCATATTTTTGACACCACTTTCCATCCCGTTAACAACATTTTATCCGGACTCAACCATCAATATGAGCCTGCCATCGGAGCCCATTCTTTTTGGACTGCTGGGCATTTTTGTGCTGCGGCTCTTAATGGAGAATGATTTTGACCGGAAGGTGTGGCGTCACCCTGTTACGTTGATGATTGGAATCTACCTCGGATGGATGTTGCTGACCAGTTTGACCTCTACGATGCCACTGGTTTCCTTGAAAGCTTTTCTGGCGGCTGCCTGGTTCATCAGTGCTGCCTATTTCATGGCAACACAGTATCTGAAGAGAGGATTTTCATCGGTCAGGGAGTTGTGGTTACTTTTCCTGGCGGGAATGGTCATCGTGATCATTCTGACCATTAGGAAGCACATTGGTTATGGTTTGTGGAATAAACAGATTGCTTATAAAGTTCCCCAGCCTTTTTTTAACGATCATACCGTTTACGGTGCCGTCATAGCGATGATGATTCCGTATTTGCTGGCTTTTGCCGCTGATCGCAAAAGCAGGATGAAAACACGGGCGTTGTTTGTTCTGCTCCTGCCTCTCTTTGTTGCCGGCCTGTTGTTCTCCTACTCACGTGCCAGTTGGTTAAGTGTGGCTGTTGCTGCCGTTGTTTGGCTCATCATGAAGTTGCGCATTCGGTTCACACATCTTCTCCTTACAGCTGTAACCGTCGTGGTCATCCTGTTTACATTTTGGACACAGATTCTGTTGAAGCTGGAAACAAACAAGACCGATTCTTCGAGCAACATGGTGAAACATGTGGAGTCGATGACCAACATTACTTCCGATGCATCGAACGTGGAACGGTTGAATCGCTGGTACTGCGCTTTGGAAATGTTTAAGGAAAAGCCGGTTTTTGGATGGGGACCGAATACGTATCAGTTCGAATATGCTCCGTTTCAGATTCGGGAGTTCAGAACCATCATTAGTACTAATTCGGGCGACTGGGGAAATGCTCACAGCGAATACCTGGGCGCATTGGTCTCTTCCGGTTTATTGGGATTACTCGCTTTCCTGGCACTGATTGTCTCTATTTTATACACTGGTATCCGACTGTATTCCCGAACGGAAGATTCCCGGACGCGACTCCTGTCGTTAGCCGCTGTGTTATCCCTTACCACCTACTTCGTCCACAGCTTTCTCAACAACTTCCTCGACATGGACAATGCTGCCATTCCATTCTGGATGAGTTTTGCACTGATTGTGGTGCTGGATATAGAGGACCGAAAAGTTTGGGGCAAAAAAATCCCGGCCAACAAAATGACCGGGAGATAG
- a CDS encoding HYR domain-containing protein, giving the protein MLRRFTTVDVRWGIVIMLLCLLFSSRIVFAQNTIADGDWTNTSIWDTGILPGSTDNVTVNNTVVIPVGDTVRIGNLTISPTGSLSVYGTLIVNGDMTMEFTGTQESEFFMGRYSTVIVNGNVTLSNKVVLTLSSYFIVTGDFTKSGSSNQGDLTIDGAHIYLLGNVSVPSGGATSTDPWANFTTCDGTYSGSTSTVGDNCDYGTAQDFANNINSIPSGVLNLIDCSVTTAPTWNGVYGIPHSQGMIQVGGSITLTAEAQSDPSWTYQPVYYHWRGPAGFSQTTDQATLTISSATLGMTGYYTCTAVNSIGCSITDSTYVLVTDCGLPNSGYFSKDNYTGNWEDPNSWGTSDAGFVVPPPSDPVSSQTITIHGNITINGNLTIGTSQQYLCDTLVVTGDFLATNPTLTIGPEGVLIVLGNYDGSTSNGIISNEGTIIFSGNFDNSGHKISNTGDIYVFDDTPILNGLTPSGTSSGDLPSSLQAFYCSLSGGNCGIGSTSAILSGDATINSGESANLSVRITGGTEPYTIVYTDGTSNYTVSNYISGDPITVSPGATTTYSLVDVVDANSNTGTGNAGSATITVQVDPPVFTTCSSDITVTADATNSSGECGAYVWYDVPVVTDNSGAFTGDLSGSGLTYIGMYNGHSYYYTNVKMTPAEAQTKAFEVGGHLATITSSGENDYLTLNTPWGKNLSTTSGTDYKYWIGLTDAETEGTWKWVTGEPFVYDKWYQGTLIGNQPNNLVNSNGVDQDWAELWNFTYWQWPSYHDFYGEWNDNYSDDSRRAIIEFEGPQFTMDSGQPSGSFFTVGTHTLSFSSTDIDGNVTTCSFQITVTETEPPTITAPSDITQSVDLGVCTAAVSVPDPTYSDNCSVASLTWEMTGATVDNSAGSGINSVGTYTFNKGTTTITWTVTDASGNSAQASMDVTVTDDQNPTITAPADVSVYFDPSSCVATGVSLGTPTTDDNCGVASVTNNAPVSFPEGTTTVTWTVTDNSGNTATATQKVTVTGFISSDDPSTEGTDSWIGHIYDGTNFQDYYGYTSEPQEFDEDFGGSTNCYDFDNSLGAGKASINTTTFSVHYQMHSTLNGIYLVDIGSDDGARLYVDGNAVYDHWSNRAYATDAGILFSVNGDNHLLLDFYENTGANRISFNNLRKVNNTLTSGNTQNVCINSTPAAIVGSDAFADSPISGNTSYTVAYQWQESTDGTNFTGISGATGKDYTPPATTAGKTYYQRVLTVSRTNPGMSTATVASSVSDVAEIIVNKVSLSAAITDESCPGSGNGVINLTATGGTPGYTYSWSTTDGSGLNTSSEDQTGLSPGTYNVMVTDGKGCAASGSYTVSTTPDITAPVIETLNDVLIGCVDDPGTGTYVVNNIGLPGTSYYDNCTSNANLIVEYRIVHNSVTLVDFGDDSDGDPSGYAFPEGISTVTFKVIDESLNETTQSFNVEIHFNPKTQDIEHQKIN; this is encoded by the coding sequence ATGTTGAGAAGGTTTACTACTGTCGATGTTAGGTGGGGAATAGTGATAATGTTGCTTTGCCTACTATTTTCTTCCCGTATTGTTTTTGCGCAAAATACAATTGCTGATGGTGACTGGACCAATACATCTATATGGGATACTGGGATTTTGCCTGGATCAACAGACAATGTTACCGTAAATAACACTGTTGTAATTCCAGTTGGTGATACAGTCCGGATAGGTAATTTGACAATCAGTCCAACCGGAAGTTTGTCTGTTTATGGAACTCTGATTGTTAATGGTGATATGACTATGGAGTTTACAGGCACGCAGGAGTCTGAATTCTTCATGGGACGATATTCTACAGTCATTGTAAATGGGAATGTGACTTTGTCAAACAAAGTTGTGCTTACTCTCTCGAGTTATTTTATCGTTACAGGGGATTTTACAAAATCGGGGTCTAGTAATCAGGGGGATTTGACAATTGATGGAGCTCACATTTACTTGTTAGGCAATGTGTCAGTACCAAGCGGTGGTGCCACATCTACAGATCCATGGGCTAACTTTACTACTTGTGATGGTACTTATTCTGGTTCTACATCTACTGTAGGCGATAATTGTGATTATGGGACCGCGCAAGATTTTGCAAACAACATCAATAGCATACCATCTGGAGTATTGAACTTAATCGATTGTTCTGTTACGACGGCACCGACATGGAACGGAGTTTATGGTATTCCACATTCCCAAGGCATGATACAAGTTGGTGGGAGTATAACTTTAACAGCAGAAGCACAGTCCGATCCGTCCTGGACTTACCAGCCTGTATATTATCATTGGAGGGGTCCTGCTGGGTTTTCGCAAACAACTGATCAGGCAACTTTAACAATCAGTTCTGCGACATTAGGTATGACTGGTTACTATACATGTACTGCCGTCAATTCAATTGGGTGTTCAATTACAGACTCCACGTATGTTTTAGTTACTGATTGTGGGTTACCCAATAGTGGATACTTCAGCAAAGATAATTATACCGGTAACTGGGAAGATCCAAATAGTTGGGGAACAAGTGATGCGGGTTTCGTCGTTCCACCACCAAGTGATCCGGTAAGTAGTCAAACAATCACAATCCATGGGAATATAACTATTAATGGTAATTTGACGATTGGTACTTCGCAGCAATATTTATGCGATACCTTGGTCGTTACAGGAGACTTTTTGGCCACCAATCCAACATTGACGATTGGACCTGAAGGGGTGTTAATAGTTTTAGGAAATTATGATGGATCTACTTCGAATGGAATTATTTCGAACGAGGGAACCATAATTTTTTCGGGGAATTTTGACAATTCGGGGCATAAAATAAGCAACACTGGTGATATTTATGTATTTGATGATACACCAATATTGAATGGCTTGACACCGTCTGGCACATCTTCAGGGGATTTACCTTCTTCGCTTCAAGCTTTTTATTGTTCTTTGTCTGGTGGGAACTGCGGTATTGGTTCCACCTCAGCTATTCTTTCCGGTGATGCAACAATTAATTCAGGAGAATCAGCTAATCTCTCAGTAAGGATAACAGGAGGAACTGAGCCATATACGATAGTTTATACCGATGGCACGAGTAATTACACTGTTAGTAACTACATTAGTGGAGATCCGATTACTGTTAGTCCAGGTGCTACAACAACATATTCATTGGTTGATGTTGTTGATGCTAATTCGAATACAGGTACAGGAAATGCAGGAAGTGCAACCATTACGGTTCAGGTTGATCCGCCTGTTTTCACTACATGTTCAAGTGATATCACGGTAACCGCAGATGCCACAAATTCATCAGGGGAGTGTGGTGCCTATGTTTGGTATGATGTACCAGTGGTGACCGACAATAGTGGAGCATTTACGGGTGACTTAAGTGGATCGGGATTGACTTATATCGGTATGTATAATGGGCATAGTTATTATTATACAAACGTGAAGATGACTCCGGCTGAAGCGCAAACAAAGGCTTTTGAGGTTGGTGGACATTTAGCGACTATTACTTCATCGGGGGAGAATGATTATTTAACACTTAATACACCGTGGGGAAAAAATTTAAGCACTACTAGCGGAACAGATTATAAATATTGGATAGGACTTACGGATGCAGAAACAGAGGGGACATGGAAATGGGTTACAGGGGAGCCGTTTGTCTACGATAAGTGGTATCAAGGTACATTAATCGGTAATCAGCCTAATAATCTGGTCAATAGTAATGGAGTAGATCAGGATTGGGCAGAACTATGGAACTTTACTTATTGGCAATGGCCATCTTATCATGATTTTTATGGTGAGTGGAACGACAATTATAGCGATGATTCCCGTAGAGCGATCATTGAATTTGAAGGACCACAGTTTACAATGGATAGTGGTCAACCTTCCGGCTCCTTCTTTACGGTTGGTACCCATACGCTTTCTTTTTCGTCTACTGACATTGATGGGAATGTAACGACTTGCAGTTTTCAGATTACAGTAACGGAAACAGAGCCTCCCACGATTACAGCACCTTCAGATATTACACAATCAGTAGACCTTGGAGTTTGTACGGCAGCAGTTTCCGTACCCGATCCAACCTATAGTGATAACTGCTCCGTTGCGTCGTTAACCTGGGAAATGACCGGAGCAACGGTGGACAATTCTGCTGGCTCGGGCATTAATTCAGTGGGTACCTATACCTTCAATAAAGGAACAACAACGATTACCTGGACCGTGACAGATGCTTCGGGTAATTCTGCCCAGGCGAGTATGGATGTAACAGTGACCGATGATCAAAATCCGACCATTACGGCACCAGCTGATGTGTCGGTATATTTCGATCCGAGTTCTTGTGTGGCAACGGGTGTAAGTTTGGGCACACCGACCACAGACGATAATTGCGGGGTGGCCAGCGTCACAAACAATGCTCCCGTATCTTTCCCGGAAGGAACGACAACAGTTACCTGGACGGTGACCGACAACTCAGGAAATACAGCTACGGCAACGCAAAAAGTAACTGTGACAGGCTTTATTTCCAGTGATGATCCGTCGACTGAAGGTACAGACTCGTGGATTGGGCATATTTACGACGGAACCAACTTCCAGGATTACTATGGTTATACGAGCGAGCCACAGGAATTTGATGAGGATTTTGGCGGTTCTACAAACTGTTATGATTTTGATAACAGCCTGGGAGCAGGAAAAGCTTCCATTAATACTACCACTTTTTCAGTTCATTACCAGATGCACTCAACTCTGAATGGTATTTACCTGGTAGATATTGGCAGTGATGATGGTGCCCGCTTGTATGTCGACGGAAATGCTGTATATGATCATTGGAGCAACCGGGCTTATGCTACGGATGCAGGAATTCTTTTCAGTGTAAACGGAGATAATCATCTGCTATTGGATTTTTATGAAAATACCGGAGCGAACCGGATTTCATTTAATAATCTTCGAAAGGTTAACAATACGCTGACTTCTGGAAATACCCAGAATGTCTGTATCAATAGTACGCCCGCTGCGATTGTTGGAAGTGATGCGTTTGCTGATAGTCCAATCTCAGGCAACACCAGTTACACGGTCGCATACCAATGGCAGGAGAGTACGGATGGAACGAACTTTACAGGGATCTCCGGGGCAACAGGCAAAGATTATACGCCGCCGGCTACTACTGCGGGTAAGACCTATTACCAAAGAGTCCTTACGGTTTCACGTACCAATCCAGGCATGTCAACGGCTACAGTCGCAAGCAGTGTTTCAGATGTCGCTGAAATCATAGTGAATAAGGTCAGTTTAAGTGCCGCCATCACTGATGAGAGTTGTCCCGGCAGTGGTAATGGTGTTATTAACCTGACAGCTACTGGAGGAACTCCTGGCTACACATATTCATGGAGTACAACGGACGGTAGCGGTTTGAATACTTCGTCGGAAGATCAAACTGGACTTTCACCCGGAACATATAATGTGATGGTTACCGATGGTAAAGGGTGTGCAGCGAGCGGTTCTTATACGGTCTCCACAACACCTGATATTACGGCACCGGTTATTGAAACATTGAATGACGTCTTAATAGGATGTGTCGACGATCCTGGGACAGGAACCTATGTAGTTAATAACATTGGATTACCAGGAACCTCGTATTACGATAACTGCACTTCCAATGCCAATCTAATTGTGGAATATCGAATAGTACACAATAGTGTTACACTGGTTGATTTTGGAGACGATAGCGATGGTGATCCAAGCGGATATGCATTCCCAGAGGGAATTTCGACAGTAACTTTCAAAGTTATTGATGAAAGTCTAAATGAAACTACCCAAAGTTTTAATGTGGAGATTCATTTTAATCCAAAAACACAAGATATAGAACATCAAAAAATCAATTAA
- the efp gene encoding elongation factor P, with the protein MATTADFRNGLCIEYNDQLFQIVQFQHVKPGKGSAFVRTKLKNLKTGRVIENTFNSGVKVTVARIERRPYQFLYKDDMGFNFMHTETFEQVIIQPDLVENADLLKDGMMLEIVFHAETETALSVELPPFVELEVIYTEPGEKGNTASSTALKPAEMETGATIMVPIFINQGDILKVDTRDRSYSERVKK; encoded by the coding sequence ATGGCAACTACTGCAGATTTCCGAAACGGATTGTGCATTGAGTACAACGACCAGTTGTTCCAGATTGTGCAGTTTCAGCACGTAAAACCAGGAAAGGGATCAGCTTTTGTTCGTACCAAACTGAAAAACCTGAAAACCGGCCGTGTCATCGAGAACACCTTCAACTCCGGAGTAAAAGTAACCGTCGCCCGCATCGAGCGCCGCCCTTATCAATTCCTGTACAAAGATGATATGGGATTCAACTTCATGCATACCGAAACATTTGAACAGGTGATTATCCAGCCGGACCTGGTGGAAAACGCCGACCTGTTGAAAGATGGTATGATGCTGGAGATCGTGTTCCATGCCGAAACCGAAACCGCATTGAGCGTTGAACTTCCTCCGTTTGTTGAACTGGAAGTGATTTACACCGAACCGGGTGAGAAAGGCAATACGGCTTCTTCTACCGCATTGAAACCTGCCGAAATGGAAACCGGCGCTACCATCATGGTTCCGATTTTCATCAACCAGGGTGATATTCTTAAAGTGGATACCCGCGACCGTTCTTACTCAGAACGCGTGAAGAAATAA